Genomic segment of Rhodococcus sp. W8901:
GGTCGGCGAGGAACAGCACCGGCATGCCGTTCGGCGGCACCTGTAGCGCACCGGTCACCATGCCCTCGCTCGGCAGTTCGCCGTGACGGGAGCGGTGCAGCGGTCCCGGCCCGTCGAGGCGTGCGCCCACGCGGTCGGTGTCGGTGCTGACCGTCCACGTCCGGTGCACCAGGGCGGCCAGGGAGGCAGGGGTGAACCAGTCGTCGCGCGGACCGGTGCGAACGCGTAGTTCGACGGGATCTCCGGGCGGCGCGGGTGGCGGGATCAGTTCCTCGATCGGCAGCTCGCCGTGGAGGCTTCCCACCGGCAGGCGGTCGCCGTCCCGGATCGGTTCGGGGCCGATGCCGGAGAGGGTGTCGGTGGCGCGGCTGCCCAGGACCGGCGCGACGTCGACGCCGCCGCGCACCGCAAGGTAGGCGCGCAGTCCCGCGGTGGCCAGCCCCAGCACCACCTCGTCGCCGTCGCGCACGTGCAGGGTCGAGTAGTGCGGGCGGGGTTCCCCGTTCACCGTCAGCGGTGTCCGCGCGCCGGTGACGGCGAGGGTGGCCGGCCCGACTGCCCGCACCCGCAGACCACCGAGGGTCACCTCGAGCGTCGCGGCGCGGGGATCGTTGCCGACGAGGCGGTTCGCGCCGTCGTGCGCGACGATGTCGGCGGCCCCCGAGACGCCGACGCCGAGACGCGCATACCCGGGCCGTCCCCGATCCTGGACGGTGGTGCGTGCGCCCGCGCGCAGGACTTCGAGCCATGCCATGGGTCGATTGTCCTCGATCCCGGCAGGAGGTCGCAGTGCTTACTACGATCGATCGATGCTGACAGCTGCGCTGTACGGTCTCGGGACGGCTCTACCGTTGCTCTTCGGTGCGTGGGTGGGCCTGCGC
This window contains:
- a CDS encoding biotin-dependent carboxyltransferase family protein, with the protein product MAWLEVLRAGARTTVQDRGRPGYARLGVGVSGAADIVAHDGANRLVGNDPRAATLEVTLGGLRVRAVGPATLAVTGARTPLTVNGEPRPHYSTLHVRDGDEVVLGLATAGLRAYLAVRGGVDVAPVLGSRATDTLSGIGPEPIRDGDRLPVGSLHGELPIEELIPPPAPPGDPVELRVRTGPRDDWFTPASLAALVHRTWTVSTDTDRVGARLDGPGPLHRSRHGELPSEGMVTGALQVPPNGMPVLFLADHPVTGGYPVIAVVVEDDIPAAAQLRPGCRIKFRQLRR